Proteins encoded within one genomic window of Streptomyces taklimakanensis:
- a CDS encoding FHA domain-containing protein, producing the protein MPTCPNGHQSAAEDWCEVCGLRMPATPDAPAGAVPPPPMPGQGGGYGYPGPGGDSPGNGYPAPPPPAPPSQAPGGSMSGLNLPPGFQQGPPLSPPAPPAPPGPPPQAGPSDSFGSDPQQHGRHDYGQPPQHHQQQHQHQQQPQGYGYPQPPQPPAPPQQTGGGDDWTLPPPGPAQPQHHQQQHQQQPQPQGYGYPQPPQSPAPPQQPGPQDYGRPGYGQPDYGQPDYGRPDHGQPPQHQQPQHQQPATWTVSIGPDRDYFAAMMRRSGPEAAGLSIPAYASEQRVQLTGPQVTIGRRRHSTGESPDIDLGRPPEDPGVSHQHAVLVEQPDGSWSVVDQDSTNGTTVNGAEEPIQPFVPVPLREGDRVHVGAWTTITLHRG; encoded by the coding sequence ATGCCGACTTGCCCGAACGGCCACCAGTCGGCGGCCGAGGACTGGTGCGAGGTGTGCGGCCTGCGCATGCCCGCGACCCCGGACGCGCCCGCCGGCGCCGTCCCGCCGCCTCCGATGCCCGGTCAGGGCGGTGGCTACGGCTACCCCGGCCCGGGAGGCGACTCCCCCGGCAACGGCTACCCCGCGCCCCCTCCGCCGGCGCCGCCGTCCCAGGCCCCGGGCGGCAGCATGAGCGGTCTGAACCTGCCGCCCGGCTTCCAGCAGGGCCCGCCCTTGTCGCCGCCCGCTCCTCCGGCACCTCCGGGACCGCCCCCGCAGGCGGGACCGTCCGACTCCTTCGGCTCCGACCCGCAGCAGCACGGCCGGCACGACTACGGACAGCCGCCCCAGCACCACCAGCAGCAACACCAGCACCAGCAGCAGCCGCAGGGCTACGGCTACCCCCAGCCGCCCCAGCCTCCCGCGCCCCCGCAGCAGACGGGCGGCGGTGACGACTGGACGCTCCCGCCTCCCGGCCCGGCCCAGCCCCAGCACCACCAGCAGCAACACCAGCAGCAGCCGCAGCCGCAGGGCTACGGCTACCCCCAGCCGCCCCAGTCCCCCGCGCCCCCGCAGCAGCCCGGCCCGCAGGACTACGGCCGACCGGGGTACGGGCAGCCCGACTACGGACAACCCGACTACGGTCGGCCCGACCACGGACAGCCGCCCCAGCACCAACAGCCCCAGCACCAACAGCCCGCGACCTGGACGGTGTCGATCGGCCCGGACCGCGACTACTTCGCCGCGATGATGCGGCGCAGCGGCCCCGAGGCGGCCGGTCTCAGCATTCCCGCCTACGCGTCCGAGCAGCGGGTGCAGCTCACCGGCCCCCAGGTCACCATCGGCCGTCGTCGCCACTCCACCGGCGAGTCGCCCGACATCGACCTGGGCCGTCCGCCGGAGGATCCGGGCGTCTCGCACCAGCACGCGGTCCTGGTGGAGCAGCCCGACGGGAGCTGGTCCGTGGTCGACCAGGACTCCACCAACGGCACCACCGTCAACGGCGCCGAGGAGCCGATCCAGCCGTTCGTCCCCGTTCCGCTCCGGGAGGGCGACCGGGTGCACGTCGGCGCGTGGACCACGATCACCCTGCACCGGGGCTGA